The region TGCAGTGTATGAGGTTACTGTCACCCTGTGTGTGTTAGGAGCGCCACAGAGACGCGGGCTGTGTTTGAGAAGCACCGACCCACCCATGTCATCCATCTGGCTGCAATGGTGGGGGGGCTGTTCAGGAACATGAGCCACAACCTGGATTTCTGGGTGAGCTACATTTTAGGAGGTTGTACTGCTGTAAATCATGGTTTTACCACAATCCAACAGGTTTCATAGGGCACTTTCTTAAGACATGGGATATTTTGACAGTTTCAGATGATTATTCATTTGAATTTTTAGAAAATCAGGAAGCTTTGGCTTcaccactctgttctcctccacactgttaactggtgtgtggtgagcgtactgatGCGCTTTGTTTGCCTTCGTgccatccaggtggatgctacacattggtggtggtgggattccccattgtaaagtgctttgagtggagtgtccagaaaagtactacataagtgtaaggaattattattttcattctgaAATATGTTCATATATTGATCACTTCTGATTTGCTTCAGACATAATCGACACCTCCTGCTTGTTCCAGTTCTTGTCAATAAGAGGATTAGGAGTTTAAAACTTGCAGGTCTCTGGCTTTAAAGTTTTGCCTCAGATGTAGAGTGGCGCAGCGCATAGAAAGAGCAGAGTGAGGCTTATTTGATCCAGGAAAACCACATGTGTGTAACTCAGGGCCCAGAATCCAACAGATTTCCTGCTCACTTTCGAACATCAGTAGCTGGAGACTGTAAATATGTCTGAAAATGGTCCAGTGACGCTGAATATTTCCTCATCTCAGTTAAGATCAGAGGTGGAATGAAAGCCAGCCTGGAGTACTGAGCCAGAGCCCAACACCTTTTCTGACTTGAGTTATTTTTATCTTGCACAGAATGTCACTAAGCGAGTAAGGCTGCTGTAATATGACAGCATTAATCACGTAGCATAAGAACCACTCAATCAATCTCGGACTGCTGCCTGTGTCTCCCCATGttacatttgtctttttttggaaTAGTAGTGCACTTAAAGAAATCcccatttgatgttttttttaattctttatctTGGTTATGAACACCAATACAAATACAGGAAAAGATTATGTTAAGGAGGCAGATGCTTCTTTTGCAGCTGAAGGAGCAATGGAGGGTTGGTGTTGAATGTGTTTTGGACTGTGTTCATTGTTTCTTATTCCTACAGAGGAACAACATCCGCATGAATGACAATGTCCTCCAGACTGCCCATGAGCTAGGGGTCTGCAAGGTTGTGTCCTGTTTGTCCACCTGCATCTTCCCTGACAAGACCACCTATCCCATCGATGAGACCATGGTGAGAGATGGAGGGACTGCAGCACAAAGGAAAAGGAGCAGGGGGGAATTTCAGAATTGGGGTGAATGGAGAATGGGCCAGAATCTGACCTGCTGAGGAGAGATCATAGACATGAGACTGGGAGGGATGTGGAGCTGTCATGTCGTTGAGATAAAATAGTCCAGCAGGAATGGGAATGGAGACCGTACAGCAGTTCCATTCATTCCCAGGTGGGGGTGGGAAGTTGTGCAGTTTGGGAAGGAGGAGTGGTGATTATTCTGTTCTCTACTGGGCATAAAAAGCAGGGCCAATGCTGCTTTCTGCTATGTGACGGGAATAAGGGAACAGAGACACAAGTTGAGGGTCTTTTTTTCCCTATCGAGATAAGTCAGTGTCCTATATGCCCCTCCCCACCACAGATCCACAACGGGCCACCCCACAGCTCCAACTTTGGTTACTCGTATGCTAAGAGGATGATCGACGTGCAGAACAGGTACTATCCTTGTCTGTCTGTAATGACCTTTTGCTGAGGAAGTTACTTGGCCTGGCAGTGTTGGCACTAAGATAATTAATAGAGATGGTACTAGTGTATATCTACTATCACTTTCAGTGTGAATGGAAAGTGCtgacaaaaaggaaaacaaaattatatacACTGTATGAAACTGTAAGAAAACCGCGTTGTGCTACTTGGTTAGTTTATGTTGTATACAATGCCCTTTTCGTCTTTGtatgtgtctgttttttttctctgtatgaTTCTTTGGGGGTCTGTCTGCAGGGCGTATTTCCAGCAGCACAGGGACCTCTTCACCGCAGTGATCCCCACCAACGTGTTCGGCCCGCATGACAACTTCAACATTCAGGATGGCCACGTGCTGCCGGGACTAATCCACAAGACATACCTCGCACAAAGTGAGCCACGCTGTTTGTGtgtcctctctcttcctctcttctAAAGCCCTGCCTCACACAACAGTGAGTTCGCTGCTGTTCACTAGGTGAAGCTCACCTACATAGAGTACTTTCTCTTATCACACATACAACATCCCCGCTCCTGCTGTTTCTCGTGTCTCACTGACATTACATTCAGTGGACCCAGTGAGTCTCCCTCCTTCAAgtccttctcttttttttcttcctgtccAGAAGAGGGCTCAAGTCTGACGGTGTGGGGATCAGGAACGCCACGAAGGCAGTTTATTTACTCTCTggtatgtgttttttattgtcATTCCTGCAGAGAATAGACACACTTTTAGCTGCTCATTTGGGacataaacagaaaatattgtTTCATGTGTCAGGGGATTAAAATGTCCAAATTTAATTCACAGTACCTCTGTGAATTGTCTTGTCAGTAGTGATAGTCTGAATGTCTAAACAACTgtacaaatatacatttcaaattcaaagagCCTTATTGGCAAAATATGTGAATTAGTATAGGGGACACAATAACAGCTGCTGGCACAGTTACTTCTGATTGATTGTTGTGTTGTGATTTTCCAGGATTTGGCTCGTCTGTTTCTCTGGGTACTCAGAGAGTATAAGGAAGTAGATCCGATAATCCTGTCAGGTGAGAATGTTACTTTAGCAATACTTGCCATCACATTGCACTGACACATGAGCACTGTATATTCACATATGCACTCTACTCATCAACTGAGGTCGGGACAGATGTGCAGATGCTCTTTTagcattattttctaaataaaaatgtaaaagaattaaaaaaaaaatgaaattcaaatgtCATGATGCTttagtcagaaaaaaatgcagtgcTGTCTGgagtatttaaaatcctttccaaaataaatatttaacttatttttcccCCAATTTTAGTAGTACTCACGCTTATTTAAAAGGTCGGATGTTGAAACTACTTGACAACAaggaataaacaaaacaaatacatttttctcaaaaTCTTTTCAGAAAGAGTCTTGACAGTGTCAATTTTCAGAACATTCTTCTAAACTTCAAGACTAACTTCAAATGTCAAATCTTTAGTGAAGGTATTGTTTGCCCTCTCTTATAGACACAATAGCTTCTCAGTGACAAATGGGTATGTCCTATTAAATTAAACTTTGCATTGTATCTAAGTTGGCAATGATCTCCAGGGAATTAAAGATCTAGCTGCCCTACTAAACGTGGATGACACTAGATTTCTGTCACATTCCAAAAGGTTGAATTTTCTTGACATACCTGGTCAGTATACACCCCTTTGTAATTCTGACCCATGTTAGTATTCTATACAGTTGCAGTAACCCTGtactgtttgtgtgttttgtgttgtttcagtgggtgaggaggaggaggtgtctATTAAAGACGCAGCAGAGTGTATTGTGGAGTCTCTTGGGTTCAAAGGTCAAGTGGTAGTATCCTTCATTGAGCCAAAACTACATTGCAGTGTCTGTACAAATAACACACCACCTCCCCATGTCAGTTTTTATTCAGTACATTGTCATCTTTTTACACTGCCGTTTGCTGTTTCTTCCTCCTTGACCTGACACCAGTTTGACACCTCCAAAGCAGACGGCCAGTTCAAGAAGACAGCCAGCAACAAGAAGCTGAGGCAGTACCTCTCTGAGTTCAAGTTCACCCCCTTCCGACAAGGTTAGGGCAAGCTGGCTGATCTTTGCTGCATCGCGCTTCACTGTATCCATCACACTGAACTTCAAGATGATTATTTTCTTATCGTTGTTTCTGTTACTGCTCGTGAATTACTATCCATGAATTACTAGAACGCTCTTTGCCTGCTGACTCTCTGTGCAGCCACAGCTAGGGTTTTTTTACCTCATCAGCCGGAATGCTCAACAGGGAGGTGATCCTTGGATTGTAAAGCTAAGGAGACTAGGAAAGTGACCACTTCAGAGACAAAATTACAGCTGTTATTCTGCTTTGAAGCAGATAGTGTTTTAAGCCCCTATTATTTTAGGCCTTCATGTATGGAAAGAAAGGTTGACTAGGAACATGAGACCCAGTTCTTACATTACCAAATATTTcctgtataaaatgttttttaagggTTTCTAGGAATGAAGCTGCAGTGTTTGAGTGAGGCCCACTTTGCTGCCTTGATTACCTGTAATGTAATGTACCAATTTAATTCTACACTGTACTGAGGATTGAATTTTAGGATCATACACCTGCAGTTTCCAGAACAGAGTATAATAGCACACTGTAAGCAGCACCATGGAAGCCAATATCTTATTCTCCTTTTCCTCTTTCAGCTGTGAAGGAGACCTGCGACTGGTTCGTGGCCAACTATGACACAGCCCGGAAATGATGCCTCTTTTGCCTTACTGGAGGAGCAGCTGTTCGTCAGTTTCAGCTACCTCAAGAAAACACAGATCGTTCTGGGACATGGATTCTCAGACTCTGTTCCTGGGGTCTTCAGTTTTTGTCTAAAAACTGAGTAGTAGTAAATTTGTTCATCTAATTATTAGACAAACCTTAACACACTTAAGGTGTCTTACTTTGAACCTTCTCTTCATTAAAGGTACTGTTATCTATGTAGCATTCTGGAACCTGGTtatgaatattaaaattatGCAGTTAGTTTATTAGGCCATTTTTGTAACTGAGAACAAGGACTGAAGAAATACCAGAAGAGACAGTCACTAGACCCCTAGGAATTGAGTCTTTGACCCCTGTTTTGGGACAGTTAGGGAAATAAATCAGCTGTAAATACTCATATTCATAATTGTAGCCTTGACAGACTGAAACAGTTGAGAAACATGAATTCAGATTGGAAGAAACAGTAACAGTTAGAAAGGACACAGTTTTTTTGCTGGACATAATTTAATCAATTCTGAACATGTTTCTGACCCTGAAAGTTCATGTGGTGTGGTCCAGTGGTTTTCTGGTTGGTGGCTATATTTGGTTTGTGGGTCTTCCATGATTCTCTTTGGTGTTAACAGCTGTAGTTGTCTCTCTAATTTCACTTTCTTGACTTTGGGTCGCTAGGTGTACTCAACAGAATCAGGGTTGATCGCCTGTTCTTCAGTTAGCAGCACACCTGGAGGTCCCAGAGGGCAGATCCTGCTATCCCCAGCTCACGCCTGGGCCTAGAAGATTACAGCTTTATCGGGAGCTCAACACTATCAATGAATAAAAGGGCTGCTGTAATCAATTGAGTCAATTATTGATTCAGCTAAGTCATTAGGAGATCAAACTGAGATGAGAATCGGAAGGCTTTGTGGCTCTTCGGGAACATGAGATTCACTGCTCTAGTGCATTCATGTGGTGGACATCCTGCCACCTACCCTAAACCTATAATCCCTATCTGTGACGCTATGtgctttttttgtgtgcagACATCACCTTTGCTCTCACACatttcttttctcatttttattttttcatactgAGGGACCAGCTAATGGAGGAAATAGGATGCATCAACTACAACTGCTAACTAGAGCACAACCTCTTAAAATCAAAAGGATTAATGAATGATTTAACTAGTGTATAATAATTAGAAATGACCATTTGTTCCTGAGGTGATTTGGTATAGGGTTTGTAATGTACAGTGCTGTACTTGTTAGGTGTTGCTGCTCAGGAAGTGctggaaaattttaaaaaaggccgTTTTGGAGTTCTGTCACAGTTTGAGGTATACTGAGGTATCTCCATTCATACACAGCGGGGTgttgtgccctctggttcagGGCTGCTTAGGGCCTAATGTCTTCTAGCTCAGATGTCCATTACTTGAATGGAATTTCCcaaatttgccttttttaatgttttcaaacctttagaATCCGAAAGCTTTGCATAAAAGAATTAAGTAGTTAATTTAAGTAAGTGACATCTCATCTCCAAACGTAAAAGAGAGTGTGGCTCATGTGTAATGCAATCCAAAAGCTGTGCTCAGAAAAATCGAGTGCAACTC is a window of Lepisosteus oculatus isolate fLepOcu1 chromosome 6, fLepOcu1.hap2, whole genome shotgun sequence DNA encoding:
- the LOC102695793 gene encoding GDP-L-fucose synthase; translation: MAEQGARPWRILVTGGTGLVGRAIERVVREGEGHDDEEWIFLSSRDADLTSATETRAVFEKHRPTHVIHLAAMVGGLFRNMSHNLDFWRNNIRMNDNVLQTAHELGVCKVVSCLSTCIFPDKTTYPIDETMIHNGPPHSSNFGYSYAKRMIDVQNRAYFQQHRDLFTAVIPTNVFGPHDNFNIQDGHVLPGLIHKTYLAQKEGSSLTVWGSGTPRRQFIYSLDLARLFLWVLREYKEVDPIILSVGEEEEVSIKDAAECIVESLGFKGQVVFDTSKADGQFKKTASNKKLRQYLSEFKFTPFRQAVKETCDWFVANYDTARK